The following coding sequences are from one Victivallis lenta window:
- a CDS encoding ATP-binding protein — MGMLDNIQTGRENKPPRIMIYGSEGVGKSSYAAGAPNAIFIQTEDGLGEIDCRKFPLAHSLSEVIAELTALRDEAHEFQTVVVDSVDWLERLIFDEVCREFGVRSIEKADGGYGRGYTHALTHWRKVISLLQELRDKRGMMVILVAHAKVERFEDPENAAYDRYTPRLHKHAASLISEWVDAVLFANKKFRVTKENAGFNGERAIAAPIGADGGERIIRTVGSPACIAKNRYGLPSEIPLSWQAFIEAYTKIEENHHE; from the coding sequence ATGGGAATGCTTGACAACATTCAAACCGGGCGGGAAAACAAGCCGCCGCGAATCATGATTTACGGTAGCGAAGGGGTGGGGAAGAGCAGCTATGCAGCCGGAGCACCAAATGCGATCTTCATCCAGACCGAGGACGGACTCGGCGAAATCGACTGCCGGAAATTCCCGCTTGCGCATTCGCTTTCCGAGGTGATCGCAGAACTGACCGCGCTTCGGGACGAAGCTCACGAATTCCAGACCGTCGTTGTGGATTCCGTTGACTGGCTCGAGCGCCTCATCTTCGACGAGGTCTGCCGCGAATTCGGTGTCCGTTCCATTGAAAAAGCCGACGGCGGCTACGGCAGGGGATATACCCATGCGCTGACTCACTGGCGCAAGGTCATCAGCCTGCTTCAGGAACTGCGCGACAAGCGCGGAATGATGGTCATTCTGGTCGCCCATGCGAAGGTCGAACGGTTCGAAGATCCGGAAAACGCCGCCTACGACCGCTACACACCGCGTCTTCACAAGCACGCTGCGAGCCTGATCTCGGAATGGGTCGACGCCGTTCTGTTCGCGAACAAGAAGTTCCGGGTGACGAAGGAAAATGCCGGATTCAATGGAGAACGCGCGATCGCCGCTCCCATCGGCGCGGATGGCGGGGAACGCATCATCCGCACGGTGGGAAGTCCCGCCTGCATCGCGAAGAACCGTTACGGCCTGCCGTCGGAAATTCCGCTCTCGTGGCAGGCATTCATTGAGGCATACACAAAAATCGAGGAGAACCATCATGAGTAA
- a CDS encoding DEAD/DEAH box helicase, producing MIVPRPYQSEAVEAVYEHLRTKDNNPCVVLPTGTGKSLVLAQIAKDSVEKWNGRVLILAHVKELLEQNADKIRKLCPELKIGIYSAGLKSRDTAEQVIVAGIQSVYNKACELDAFDLVIVDEAHLISSEGDGMYRTFLSDMKVINPHVRVIGLTATPFRLKGGLICKPENILNEICYETGLKEMIQQGYLSPLISRAGRAEANLANLHIRGGEFISDEVAAAMDNDALVTSACREIVELTRDRKSVLIFTASVDHCKHVAEKIQAFSGKECAIVTGDTSPAERAEIIARFKGKFIPADLFGTPKPPLKFLANVNVLTCGFDAPNTDCVVMLRPTNSPGLLIQCAGRGTRLSPETGKSSCLFLDYGGNILRHGPLDMIKVKEPGSGKGGDAPAKKCPQCLALIHAGYTACPECGYVFPPKESNDKMTQTASSAGVISGQVDYTDYEVLDVYYCVHE from the coding sequence ATGATCGTTCCTCGACCGTATCAGTCCGAGGCGGTTGAGGCTGTTTACGAGCATCTCCGCACAAAAGACAACAACCCGTGCGTTGTATTGCCAACGGGTACTGGAAAAAGTCTGGTCCTCGCTCAGATCGCAAAGGATTCCGTGGAAAAATGGAATGGACGCGTGCTGATCCTTGCTCATGTCAAGGAACTTCTCGAACAGAATGCCGACAAGATCCGCAAGCTCTGCCCGGAATTGAAAATCGGCATTTATTCCGCCGGACTCAAGAGCCGCGACACCGCGGAGCAGGTCATTGTCGCCGGGATTCAAAGCGTGTACAACAAGGCCTGCGAGCTGGATGCCTTTGACCTTGTCATCGTGGATGAAGCACACCTGATCAGCAGCGAAGGGGACGGCATGTACCGAACCTTTCTGTCCGATATGAAGGTCATCAACCCACACGTCCGGGTGATCGGGCTGACGGCAACGCCCTTCCGCCTCAAGGGCGGGCTCATCTGCAAGCCGGAGAACATCCTGAACGAGATCTGCTATGAGACGGGGCTCAAGGAAATGATTCAGCAGGGATATCTTTCGCCGTTGATTTCCCGGGCGGGCCGCGCGGAGGCGAATCTGGCAAACCTGCACATCCGTGGCGGCGAGTTCATCAGCGACGAGGTCGCCGCCGCAATGGACAACGATGCGCTGGTGACATCCGCCTGCAGGGAGATTGTGGAGCTGACCCGGGACCGCAAGTCTGTGCTGATTTTTACCGCTTCAGTGGATCATTGCAAGCATGTTGCGGAAAAAATCCAGGCGTTTTCCGGCAAGGAGTGTGCGATCGTGACCGGTGATACGTCGCCTGCCGAACGTGCTGAAATCATCGCCCGGTTCAAGGGGAAATTCATCCCGGCGGATCTTTTCGGAACACCGAAGCCGCCGCTCAAGTTCTTGGCGAACGTCAACGTTTTGACTTGCGGCTTTGATGCTCCGAACACGGATTGCGTTGTTATGCTCCGCCCGACGAATTCGCCGGGGTTGCTGATTCAGTGCGCCGGACGCGGGACGCGCCTCAGTCCGGAAACCGGAAAAAGTTCGTGCCTTTTTCTGGACTACGGGGGCAACATTCTGCGGCACGGTCCGCTCGATATGATCAAGGTCAAAGAGCCCGGATCCGGGAAAGGCGGTGATGCCCCGGCGAAGAAGTGTCCGCAATGTCTCGCGCTCATCCACGCCGGATACACAGCGTGTCCTGAATGCGGCTATGTGTTTCCGCCGAAGGAAAGCAATGACAAGATGACGCAGACGGCATCGTCCGCCGGTGTGATTTCCGGACAGGTGGATTATACCGATTACGAGGTGCTGGATGTGTATTACTGCGTCCACGAAA
- a CDS encoding ParB N-terminal domain-containing protein, which yields MNASQEQLPPEMLLTQAPFNSIFPIQTPVLQRIVDRMKKIGFDPAHPILVWKRGSDAVVIDGHTRLQAALSLGIRDIPVIFREFDNPGDALDYAVSQQVERRNMTPADMLRYIEAADKLLERGRKKLAPNGANSEDHPVQHGKSAAKLAEVLNVSLRKAERLRKVAREGSDETKKALCNGDISVNKAYNDTVIRSASRKNTVQEESAISPEEQLRLAMKFRMKNIPENIIAALKKEIKNEKEQYPDLHYSEKQIALMKDVILNSLDTILNQLA from the coding sequence GTGAATGCAAGTCAGGAACAACTCCCGCCCGAAATGCTTCTGACGCAGGCTCCGTTCAATAGCATTTTTCCAATCCAGACGCCGGTTCTCCAGCGTATTGTGGACAGAATGAAAAAAATCGGATTCGATCCTGCCCATCCGATTCTTGTCTGGAAGCGCGGCTCCGATGCAGTGGTCATTGACGGCCATACCAGACTTCAGGCGGCATTGTCTCTGGGGATTCGGGATATCCCGGTCATTTTTCGGGAGTTTGACAACCCGGGGGACGCCCTTGACTATGCGGTCAGCCAGCAGGTTGAACGGAGGAATATGACTCCGGCTGATATGCTCAGATATATTGAGGCCGCAGACAAACTTCTGGAACGCGGACGGAAAAAATTAGCGCCAAACGGCGCTAATTCCGAAGATCATCCTGTTCAGCACGGAAAAAGCGCGGCAAAACTGGCTGAAGTTCTCAATGTATCATTGCGGAAAGCCGAGAGGCTTCGCAAGGTTGCAAGAGAAGGTTCCGATGAAACCAAAAAGGCTCTTTGCAACGGCGATATATCTGTCAACAAGGCCTACAACGACACGGTGATCCGCTCTGCTTCAAGAAAAAACACTGTGCAGGAGGAGAGCGCGATTTCTCCGGAGGAGCAGCTTCGACTCGCTATGAAATTCCGTATGAAGAACATTCCGGAAAACATCATTGCCGCATTGAAAAAAGAGATTAAAAACGAAAAGGAACAGTATCCCGATCTCCATTACTCGGAAAAACAGATCGCGCTCATGAAGGACGTGATTCTGAACAGTCTTGACACAATTTTGAATCAGCTCGCATAA
- a CDS encoding PD-(D/E)XK nuclease-like domain-containing protein: MNTNFIIHEPADEYHARSRSGEFMSSHLLADFRESPALYRRKVSGEITESESSAFVMGRAAHCLILEGRNAFDREYVVTDGPINPRTGESYGRSTKAFAEWAATQEREIISGKDFSFLLKLQRGVWLHPLASKLLADGIAEGVVRAEYCSVPCQIRMDWFGMKSGLVDLKTCDSLRWFESDCRRYGYIHQLAFYRAILRIVTGKNFPVHIIAVEKNEPFSAGVWKLTDELLDLAELSNKSALERFRACCISGVWPTGYEDLRIIDTL, from the coding sequence ATGAACACCAACTTCATCATCCATGAACCGGCGGACGAATATCACGCCCGCAGTCGCAGCGGAGAATTTATGTCGAGCCACCTCCTGGCCGACTTCCGGGAATCCCCGGCTCTCTACCGCAGGAAAGTTTCCGGGGAAATCACGGAAAGCGAATCCTCCGCATTCGTCATGGGACGTGCGGCGCACTGCCTGATTCTGGAGGGACGGAACGCCTTTGACCGCGAATATGTTGTGACCGACGGCCCGATCAATCCCCGGACCGGCGAATCCTACGGGCGCAGCACCAAGGCGTTTGCGGAATGGGCGGCGACTCAGGAGCGCGAAATCATTTCCGGAAAGGACTTCAGCTTTCTCCTGAAACTGCAGCGCGGCGTCTGGCTGCACCCGCTCGCGTCGAAACTGCTGGCGGACGGGATCGCGGAAGGTGTGGTTCGGGCAGAGTATTGTTCCGTTCCCTGCCAGATCCGGATGGATTGGTTCGGCATGAAGTCCGGACTTGTTGATCTGAAAACCTGCGACAGTCTCCGCTGGTTCGAGTCGGACTGCCGTCGCTATGGCTATATTCATCAGCTGGCGTTTTACCGGGCGATTCTCCGGATTGTGACCGGCAAAAACTTCCCCGTCCACATCATTGCGGTGGAAAAAAATGAACCGTTTTCCGCCGGGGTCTGGAAACTGACGGATGAACTGCTGGATCTGGCGGAACTTTCCAACAAAAGCGCCCTGGAGCGCTTCCGGGCCTGCTGCATCTCCGGAGTTTGGCCGACCGGATATGAAGATCTCCGTATCATTGACACACTTTGA
- the lexA gene encoding transcriptional repressor LexA — protein sequence MGQGRHKEENITRRQAEVMQEICRFFSIYRKMPTMQQVADAFGIATPTIYDIFQELVRKGYLKRIEKGALKPYVIKKTVEPEALVTIQIPLLGEIPGGVPVEEFEDRSGEETVAVDKALTNNGDVFALRVKGDSMIGAGIKTGDIVIIRHQPIAADGDIVAASVNNEVTLKRLVNRPDRIALEAENPEFKPIELTRYDSFRVIGKMVGIIKQEADNNGGE from the coding sequence ATGGGACAGGGAAGACATAAGGAAGAGAATATCACGAGGCGGCAGGCGGAAGTGATGCAGGAGATCTGTCGGTTTTTCTCGATATACCGGAAAATGCCGACGATGCAGCAGGTGGCCGATGCTTTCGGAATCGCCACGCCGACCATCTACGATATTTTTCAGGAGCTGGTTCGCAAGGGATACCTGAAACGCATTGAAAAGGGAGCCCTCAAGCCCTATGTGATCAAAAAAACCGTTGAGCCGGAAGCTCTTGTCACGATTCAGATCCCTCTTCTCGGCGAAATCCCCGGAGGTGTGCCTGTGGAGGAGTTCGAAGATCGGAGCGGCGAAGAGACCGTTGCCGTGGATAAAGCCCTCACCAACAACGGGGATGTGTTTGCACTGCGCGTGAAGGGCGACAGTATGATCGGCGCTGGCATCAAAACCGGCGACATCGTCATCATCCGTCACCAGCCTATTGCCGCTGACGGGGACATCGTGGCGGCGTCCGTCAACAATGAAGTGACGCTGAAGCGGCTCGTGAACCGTCCCGACCGCATCGCGCTGGAAGCGGAGAATCCGGAATTCAAACCCATTGAGCTTACTCGTTACGACTCCTTCCGGGTTATCGGCAAAATGGTGGGTATCATCAAACAGGAGGCAGATAACAATGGCGGGGAGTAA
- a CDS encoding RusA family crossover junction endodeoxyribonuclease, which translates to MTLELELPWPPSVNHYYRHVGPRVLISRDGRKFRERVVARFRQDHTRGFASPVELFIELYPPDNRRRDVDNSLKCLLDTFTHAGLYNDDSQICKLTVIKREPMPPDGMAYIRISEWKNEDRTADDAGKSSRNS; encoded by the coding sequence ATGACATTGGAACTGGAACTGCCGTGGCCGCCCAGCGTGAATCATTATTATCGGCATGTCGGTCCGAGGGTGCTGATCTCCCGTGACGGGCGGAAGTTCCGGGAGCGTGTGGTTGCACGTTTCCGGCAGGATCATACACGGGGATTTGCCAGTCCGGTGGAGCTGTTCATTGAACTGTATCCGCCGGACAATCGACGCCGGGATGTGGACAATTCTCTGAAGTGTCTCCTGGACACCTTCACACATGCCGGCCTTTACAATGACGACAGTCAGATCTGCAAGCTGACCGTCATCAAACGCGAACCGATGCCTCCGGACGGAATGGCTTATATAAGGATTTCAGAATGGAAGAACGAAGACAGAACGGCGGACGACGCAGGCAAATCGTCCAGGAATTCGTGA
- a CDS encoding ParB N-terminal domain-containing protein, whose protein sequence is MIEFKSIAPSALRTSEPFKTLMPFDMRVVELLAKSMKKDGFDYCTPIVVWKGHNNTVIDGHLRLAAALTAGIPQVWIYEKEFDSENDAIEYAIHTNTARDSLSEQEIEDQYTVLQYKRLAESTSRLGRKLRITTMEVSL, encoded by the coding sequence ATGATTGAGTTCAAAAGCATCGCTCCATCCGCCCTCAGAACCTCGGAACCGTTCAAAACGCTGATGCCGTTTGACATGCGCGTGGTTGAACTTCTTGCCAAGTCCATGAAGAAAGATGGATTTGATTACTGTACCCCGATTGTTGTCTGGAAAGGACATAACAACACAGTAATTGATGGGCATTTGCGTCTTGCGGCGGCTCTGACAGCGGGAATCCCGCAGGTTTGGATCTATGAAAAAGAATTCGATTCCGAGAACGACGCAATTGAGTATGCGATTCATACCAATACCGCACGGGACTCACTTTCCGAACAGGAAATTGAAGATCAATACACTGTTCTTCAATATAAACGGCTTGCCGAAAGTACAAGCCGTCTCGGCAGAAAACTCCGGATTACCACAATGGAGGTGTCGCTGTGA
- a CDS encoding DUF669 domain-containing protein, translating into MSTINFNANEVEPSTGYDPIPAGKYQAVITESEMKPTRTGNGQYLQLEFEIIEGEYKNRKVWARLNLENANADAVRIARADLSAICRAVNVLQPRDSVELHNLPLTITVRCKKNQDDEIVNEIKGYGPRTSLSGVAAAKPATPSPQSGANSAPPWARK; encoded by the coding sequence ATGTCCACAATCAATTTCAACGCGAACGAAGTCGAACCATCGACCGGGTATGATCCGATTCCGGCCGGGAAATACCAGGCTGTCATCACAGAATCGGAAATGAAGCCCACTAGGACGGGAAACGGGCAGTATCTCCAGCTGGAATTCGAGATCATCGAGGGCGAATACAAGAACCGGAAGGTCTGGGCGCGGCTGAATCTGGAAAATGCGAACGCGGACGCGGTCCGGATCGCCCGGGCGGATCTCTCCGCCATCTGCCGAGCGGTGAATGTGCTTCAGCCGCGTGATTCGGTGGAACTGCACAATCTTCCGCTCACAATCACCGTGCGCTGCAAAAAGAATCAGGATGACGAGATCGTCAACGAGATCAAGGGCTACGGTCCGCGAACGTCTCTTTCCGGCGTTGCCGCAGCCAAGCCCGCGACGCCGTCTCCGCAGAGCGGTGCGAACTCCGCGCCTCCATGGGCAAGGAAATGA
- a CDS encoding sigma-70 family RNA polymerase sigma factor, producing MAHIITDAEAQTLTRIAKSLIGPLVSQGLIQKRNMDDAVQDLLLLAIRAAETFSDEGAADFVTYAHHVMQFGCYRVVRKNNSASTKMISNAVSIEEISELEDTDDAPDYGKIGMQVRMPEGVTTGEKKRQDQILLIREVIASLSPESQKICRLLSAECSVSEIARRTALTRKIVRLRIESIKTALLEAGVVIRGKNN from the coding sequence ATGGCTCACATTATCACCGACGCGGAAGCGCAGACACTCACCCGAATCGCAAAATCACTCATCGGTCCTCTCGTCAGTCAGGGACTGATACAGAAACGAAACATGGATGATGCCGTTCAGGATTTGCTTCTACTTGCAATTCGTGCGGCAGAGACCTTTTCCGATGAAGGAGCAGCGGATTTTGTCACGTATGCACACCATGTCATGCAGTTCGGCTGTTATCGTGTGGTCAGGAAAAACAATAGCGCATCGACAAAGATGATCTCCAACGCAGTCTCAATCGAGGAAATCAGCGAGCTGGAGGACACGGACGATGCCCCGGACTATGGGAAAATCGGGATGCAGGTCCGGATGCCGGAGGGCGTGACAACAGGGGAAAAAAAGCGGCAGGATCAAATTCTTCTCATCCGCGAAGTGATCGCCAGCCTTTCCCCCGAGTCGCAGAAAATCTGCCGACTCCTGAGTGCCGAATGCTCCGTCTCGGAAATTGCCAGAAGAACGGCTCTCACCCGGAAGATTGTCCGGCTCAGAATCGAGTCCATCAAAACCGCCTTGCTTGAGGCAGGAGTCGTCATCCGCGGGAAAAATAATTGA